Proteins found in one Brachypodium distachyon strain Bd21 chromosome 5, Brachypodium_distachyon_v3.0, whole genome shotgun sequence genomic segment:
- the LOC100832407 gene encoding pentatricopeptide repeat-containing protein At3g22150, chloroplastic, with translation MAPPQCAASPPPAPTKAATAGGGGGKSRTQLAATQVKKLCKQGRLEHARRLLLDALPRPPPTLLCNVLLIAYVAGALPDHALGLYGVLNHAARPPPRSDHYTYSCALTACARSRRLRLGRSVHAHLLRRARSLPDTAVLRNSLLNLYASCARYRHGGVDVVRRLFDATPKRNVVSWNTLVGWYVKTGRPYEALEMFMRMLEDGIRPTPVSFVNVFPAAASDDPSWPFFLYGMLIKHGVEYVSDLFVVSSAIAMFSEIGDVQSARMVFDHAAKKNIEVWNTMITGYVQNGQFSEAMDLFIQIMGSKGVPLDVVTFLSAITAASQSQDGKLGQQLHGYLMKGMRSTLPVILGNALVVMYSRCGNVHAAFDLFDQLPEKDIVSWNTMVTAFVQNDFDFEGLLLVYQMHKSGFVADAVTLTAVLSAASNTGDLQIGKQSHGYLIRHGIEGEGLESYLINMYSKSGHIDMAQRVFDGYGNDRDEVTWNAMIAGYTQSGQPEQAVLAFRAMVEAGVEPTSVTLASVLPACEPVGEGVQAGKQIHSFALRHSLDTNIFVGTALVDMYSKCGEITAAENVFDRMTEKSTVTYTTMISGLGQHGFGDRALFLFYSMQDNGLKPDAVTFLAAISACNYSGLVDEGLSLYRSMETFGLSATPQHHCCIVDLLAKAGRVEEAYDFVESLGEDGNFIAIWGSLLASCKAQGKQELTAFVTDKLLNIEKQYGHAHAGYNVLLSQLFAAEGNWSSADSLRREMRVRGLRKDVGSSWIKVQGAALEEMFSMRDVG, from the coding sequence ATGGCTCCTCCTCAATGCGCCGCCTCGCCACCTCCAGCTCCCACCAAAGCTGCcactgccggcggcggcggaggcaagAGCAGGACGCAGCTGGCGGCAACGCAGGTGAAGAAGCTGTGCAAGCAGGGGCGGCTCGAGCAcgcgcggcggctgctgctggacGCGCTGCCGCGCCCGCCCCCGACGCTGCTCTGCAACGTGCTCCTCATCGCCTACGTCGCCGGCGCGCTCCCGGACCACGCGCTCGGCCTCTACGGGGTCCTCAACCACGCCGCGCGGCCCCCGCCCCGCTCCGACCACTACACCTACTCCTGCGCGCTCACCGCCTGcgcccgctcccgccgcctgcGCCTTGGAAGGTCGGTCCACGcgcacctcctccgccgcgcccgctCGCTCCCGGACACCGCCGTGCTCCGCAACTCTCTGCTCAACCTCTACGCTTCCTGCGCGCGGTACCGCCATGGTGGCGTCGATGTCGTCCGCAGGTTGTTCGACGCAACGCCTAAGAGGAATGTGGTTTCCTGGAACACCCTGGTCGGTTGGTACGTCAAGACCGGGCGTCCCTATGAAGCCCTGGAGATGTTCATGCGCATGCTGGAGGATGGCATCAGGCCAACACCCGTCAGCTTCGTAAACGTCttcccagcagcagcaagcgaCGATCCCAGCTGGCCATTCTTTCTGTATGGCATGCTTATAAAGCATGGCGTGGAGTATGTTAGTGATCTCTTTGTTGTCAGCTCTGCGATTGCCATGTTCTCTGAGATTGGCGATGTGCAGTCAGCTCGGATGGTGTTTGACCATGCTGCCAAGAAGAACATTGAGGTTTGGAACACGATGATCACTGGGTACGTGCAGAATGGGCAGTTTTCTGAAGCCATGGATCTATTTATCCAGATAATGGGGTCTAAAGGGGTTCCATTGGATGTTGTGACTTTCTTGTCAGCCATCACAGCGGCCTCGCAGTCACAGGATGGCAAGCTTGGTCAGCAACTGCATGGCTACTTGATGAAAGGAATGCGTAGCACACTCCCTGTGATACTAGGCAATGCACTTGTTGTGATGTACTCGAGATGCGGCAATGTCCACGCTGCCTTTGACCTCTTTGATCAGTTGCCAGAGAAGGACATTGTTTCTTGGAACACCATGGTCACTGCTTTTGTGCAAAATGATTTTGACTTCGAGGGCCTGTTGCTCGTTTACCAGATGCACAAATCAGGTTTCGTGGCTGATGCAGTGACGTTGACTGCAGTATTGTCTGCAGCATCAAATACAGGAGACCTTCAGATTGGTAAACAATCACATGGTTATCTCATCAGGCATGGCATTGAGGGCGAGGGCTTGGAGAGCTATCTAATAAACATGTACTCCAAGTCTGGCCATATAGACATGGCTCAGAGAGTGTTTGATGGCTATGGGAATGACAGAGATGAAGTCACTTGGAATGCCATGATAGCAGGTTACACACAGAGTGGCCAGCCTGAACAGGCGGTCTTAGCATTCCGGGCAATGGTTGAGGCAGGTGTGGAACCCACTTCAGTGACACTTGCGTCAGTGCTTCCAGCGTGTGAACCTGTTGGAGAGGGTGTGCAAGCAGGGAAGCAGATCCATAGTTTTGCTCTGCGACATTCCTTGGACACCAATATCTTCGTAGGTACAGCCCTTGTTGACATGTACTCAAAGTGTGGGGAGATTACTGCTGCAGAAAATGTCTTCGATAGAATGACTGAGAAGAGCACTGTCACCTATACTACAATGATTTCTGGTCTTGGTCAGCATGGTTTCGGTGATAGAGCACTGTTCCTCTTCTACTCAATGCAAGACAATGGATTAAAGCCTGACGCTGTGACCTTCTTGGCGGCCATTTCAGCATGTAATTACTCAGGACTGGTCGACGAAGGTCTTTCTTTGTACAGATCAATGGAAACATTTGGGCTTTCAGCTACTCCTCAGCACCACTGCTGTATTGTGGACTTGTTGGCTAAAGCAGGGAGGGTGGAGGAAGCATATGACTTTGTGGAAAGCCTGGGTGAGGATGGAAACTTCATCGCCATTTGGGGGTCGCTTCTTGCATCCTGCAAAGCTCAGGGCAAGCAGGAGTTGACAGCATTTGTGACTGACAAATTGCTCAATATTGAGAAGCAGTATGGTCATGCTCATGCAGGCTACAATGTTTTGCTGTCGCAGCTATTTGCTGCTGAAGGTAACTGGAGTAGTGCTGATAGTCTTAGAAGGGAGATGAGGGTAAGGGGGTTGAGGAAAGATGTGGGTTCTAGTTGGATCAAAGTCCAGGGTGCAGCATTGGAGGAAATGTTCTCGATGCGGGATGTGGGTTGA